Within Acidimicrobiales bacterium, the genomic segment GTCGGGAGCACTGGCGTACGTGCCCGCCCTGGACGGCCTCAGGGCGGTGGCCGTGCTCGCCGTCATCGCCTACCACCTCAACTTCGGGTGGGCCCAGGGCGGCTACCTCGGCGTCGACCTGTTCTTCGTGCTCAGCGGCTACCTCATCACCAGCCTGCTGGCGGGCGAGTGGGGGAGGTCGGGCCGCATCAGGTTGGGGTCCTTCTGGGCCCGCCGGGCGCGCCGCCTGCTGCCCGCCGTGGTCCTGGTCCTGCTGGTCCTGGCCCTCTACGCCGGCCTCGGCGGGCCCGGCCTCGACCGCTCCACCCTGCGCCCCGACGCCCTGACCACGCTGTTCTATTCGGCCAACTGGCACCAGGTCTTCACCCACCAGTCCTACTTCACCCAGTTCGCCTCGGCCTCGCCGCTGCGCCACACCTGGTCCCTCGCCATCGAGGAGCAGTTCTACCTGGTGTGGCCGCTGGCCCTGCTGGCCGTGCTCGTGGCGGCCCGAGGCTCGCGACGCGTGGCCCTGGTGGCCACGGGCCTGCTGGCGGCGGGCTCGGCCGCCCTCATGGCGGTGCTGTACCACCCCGGCGTCGACCCCAGCCGGGTCTACTACGGCACCGACACCCGGGCCTTCGAGCTGCTGGTGGGCGCCGGCCTGGCCATCGTCCTGGCCCGGCGCCCGCCGGTCCACCGCCGGGCCGGCCGGGGCGCGCTGCAGGTCGCCGGCCTGGTCTCCATGGGGGCGCTGGTCTACGGCCTGGTGGCCGTCGCCGGCCCCCCGGGGTGGCTGTACCGGGGCGGCCTGTTCGGGGCCACGGTGCTGGTGGCGGTGGTCATCGCCAGCGTCATCCAGCCCCGGCCGGGGCTCCTCGGCGCCGTGTTGTCGCTGCCCCCGCTGGTCTGGCTCGGCGTCATCTCCTACGGCCTGTACCTGTGGCACTGGCCCGTGCTCGTGCTGGCCACCGAGTCGACCACCGGGGTGTCGGGCTACCCCCTCAAGGCCCTGCAGGTGGGCCTCACCGTGGCGTTGGCCACCGCCAGCTACTACGTGGTCGAACGCCCGATCCGCCGGGCCCGGTTCTCGGGCTGGCGCCGCCGCAGCGTCGTCCCCATCGGGGTGGCGGCCACGGCCGCGGCCCTGGTGTTCGCCACCGTCCCCGCCGCCACCACCTCGATCA encodes:
- a CDS encoding acyltransferase family protein, producing the protein SGALAYVPALDGLRAVAVLAVIAYHLNFGWAQGGYLGVDLFFVLSGYLITSLLAGEWGRSGRIRLGSFWARRARRLLPAVVLVLLVLALYAGLGGPGLDRSTLRPDALTTLFYSANWHQVFTHQSYFTQFASASPLRHTWSLAIEEQFYLVWPLALLAVLVAARGSRRVALVATGLLAAGSAALMAVLYHPGVDPSRVYYGTDTRAFELLVGAGLAIVLARRPPVHRRAGRGALQVAGLVSMGALVYGLVAVAGPPGWLYRGGLFGATVLVAVVIASVIQPRPGLLGAVLSLPPLVWLGVISYGLYLWHWPVLVLATESTTGVSGYPLKALQVGLTVALATASYYVVERPIRRARFSGWRRRSVVPIGVAATAAALVFATVPAATTSITPAAGAAGTAPNGLPAGAGAIRASPDTASAPTASTAPELSSVMVVGDSTAITLAEGLKGPGVAAGLTIHDGGELGCSIVLGYTEGDSTGLDEPATPQPRCDWRTMWPPELDRWRPKVVMMLWGPLDTADHVVNGRWLRVGTPEWQSYYNDQLTQMVSMLSSRGAQVLIATAPQFHNRPTVTSPHPTFNDPQRLATLNGMYGTFAAQHSSVDLFDLASQVVPSDFGDDGVHFTPSGSNRLAAFVNPALEELANPSPTVVPPPGLVLKAAGPTQSGPGAR